TGTCTCCAAGCCTTCGTCGAGCCACGTGAGTTGATTGAGCGCGTCCCAGAGAGATTCTCTTTGTTCGGAAGTTTCCGGTTCGAGAAGAATCTGGAACTGCTTTCGGACGGGAGTTAGTTCCGACTTATATTCTTTTTGAGGAGAAGAATAGAGAACGTCTCCAGGTTTAAGGGAATCGAGTCCGGGGACGACGACGATTTCGCGAATCTGAGTCCTATTGATTTCTTCAAAATCGCGCGTGGAGATAAGATGAATGGAATCCATCTGGCCTTCTCCGGAGATCGACCAAAACTTCTGATTTTGTGGGAACTCCTGCGAAGGAAGAATATAGACGATCTTCCCCAAGTCCGGGTGGAGTTCCCGCTTAAATGCGATTCCCAATTCTCCGGAGGGACGGGGAGAAAAGGAAAAGGGGTGAGAAAGGAGTTCGAGAGAAAGTAGGAGCTCCTTTACACCTTCTCCATGAAGGGCTGATCCGCCGAGAACCGGGAAAAATTCTCCCTTCCAAAAACCTCTGGAAAAACCCTCGCGTGCGAGAACGGAAAGAGAATCCGGATTCTTTAGATACTTTTCCGAAAGTTCGGAATCCCATTCCAAAAGCGGAAGGAGGCTCTGGTCGGAACTTCCCTCTTGAAAAAGGGAGAACTCTGAATCTTCCTTCCAGAGAAGAATCGGTTCTTTTCCGAGAACTGCTTCCAGATCCACAAGAGAATCGGTGATATCGATTCCCTTTCGATCGAGTTTATTGAGAAAGAAAAGAATCGGAATCTGGCGCTTGCGGAGCCATTCTACATTTTGAAGCGTTTGGGATTTGAGCCCTTCAAATGCGTCGATGAGAACGACTCCGAGATCCGCGACGACAAGAGAAGCGCTGGTCTGACTCTGAAAGTCCAAATGGCCCGGGTTATCTAAGAATTGAAATAATACCTTTGGTTGTTTCTCATTTGGCCAGAAAACCCTCGCAAGAGTAGATTGGATGGAGATCCCACGTTCGATTTCCTCGGCGAGATAGTCGGACTCGGTCGTCCCTTCTTC
This is a stretch of genomic DNA from Leptospira tipperaryensis. It encodes these proteins:
- a CDS encoding elongation factor G-like protein; this translates as MKILNVGIFAHIDAGKTTLLERILFETGKIRRPGTIEEGTTESDYLAEEIERGISIQSTLARVFWPNEKQPKVLFQFLDNPGHLDFQSQTSASLVVADLGVVLIDAFEGLKSQTLQNVEWLRKRQIPILFFLNKLDRKGIDITDSLVDLEAVLGKEPILLWKEDSEFSLFQEGSSDQSLLPLLEWDSELSEKYLKNPDSLSVLAREGFSRGFWKGEFFPVLGGSALHGEGVKELLLSLELLSHPFSFSPRPSGELGIAFKRELHPDLGKIVYILPSQEFPQNQKFWSISGEGQMDSIHLISTRDFEEINRTQIREIVVVPGLDSLKPGDVLYSSPQKEYKSELTPVRKQFQILLEPETSEQRESLWDALNQLTWLDEGLETKVLIDTGQIQLSGLGELHLEVSLSRMKEFFPHKVNVSGIKVARFELWKKMVLQSEFQHTAFDQKISSGQVHASLASSNSFSREVRFETKITETLEEAITSAFYEVVAKGSKGEEVLGLDLIVHRYDPPDSSIETSSLVKVAVIKGLKDIIPNYTELVGPISSLEILIPDSSLGDVLGALSKRNAKIHNVVSLGDGKSLVHANASTENLLGFASVLRNMTQGRGVLSLDSLFDSEHYYVITLVDSR